Proteins from a genomic interval of Gemmatimonadota bacterium:
- a CDS encoding polysaccharide deacetylase family protein: MSVSIPDGLVVLTFDDGVKSQHTFAAPILRECGFNATFYITEGLNFLADKTRYLTWEEVRELHDLGFEIGNHTRQHKSVANQSREELLSDIRYIDRQCDRYGIPIPTTFCYPGYTNTPEAVDVLKERGFTYARRGTTPEYPYDREGGRGPAYNPEQHDPLLIPTTGASGPHWHFDDFLWSLEQAQNGCATVLTFHGVPDLDHPWVHTEPAFFERCMRHLTDNGHRVIALHDLTNYIAMES; the protein is encoded by the coding sequence ATGTCTGTATCTATACCAGATGGCCTCGTTGTCCTTACCTTTGATGACGGTGTCAAATCGCAACATACCTTTGCCGCACCCATCTTGCGCGAATGCGGGTTCAATGCCACTTTCTATATCACAGAGGGCTTGAACTTTCTCGCGGATAAAACGCGCTATCTCACCTGGGAAGAAGTGCGCGAATTACACGATCTGGGCTTTGAAATTGGGAATCATACGCGGCAACACAAAAGCGTTGCCAACCAATCACGGGAGGAACTTTTATCCGATATCCGCTATATTGATCGGCAATGCGACCGCTACGGTATCCCGATTCCCACCACATTTTGCTACCCCGGCTACACCAATACTCCCGAAGCTGTTGATGTACTCAAAGAACGCGGTTTTACTTATGCCCGACGTGGCACTACACCCGAATATCCTTATGATAGGGAAGGTGGTCGCGGCCCGGCCTATAATCCCGAGCAACACGATCCGCTTCTCATTCCTACCACGGGCGCGTCGGGACCGCACTGGCACTTTGACGATTTCTTGTGGTCGCTTGAGCAGGCTCAAAACGGTTGTGCCACAGTTCTCACTTTTCACGGAGTACCCGATCTCGATCATCCATGGGTGCATACCGAACCCGCATTTTTTGAACGCTGTATGCGGCATCTCACAGATAATGGACACAGGGTAATCGCCCTGCACGATCTCACAAACTATATTGCTATGGAGTCCTGA
- a CDS encoding phytanoyl-CoA dioxygenase family protein, translating to MVAPLPLIAYDTLAEQTEALYRDGYAYLPGVLTSDQVAKLRDHMDALTPISESFDKNGRPEDIGFINKHINNAFNRHSHFLQFLDRPGVIELAEAIHGDDCHCIGMTAWMTGPGRPDQNLHTDWLPLSLPADILEDSRVRIPIFITTAHFYLDDITEALGPTNFIPGSHLSGRSPDGDTSWKGQTEKSIMCNAGDVVIFRSEVWHRGTANTSDKTRFLLQVHYAKRMITQKYPPYLNRFQFDPEIIEQATTRQRRLMGDHKSSNYD from the coding sequence ATGGTCGCCCCTCTTCCCCTTATTGCCTACGACACGCTTGCAGAACAAACCGAAGCCCTGTATCGCGATGGCTATGCATATCTGCCAGGTGTATTGACGTCCGATCAAGTGGCAAAACTCCGCGATCACATGGATGCGCTTACACCGATCTCGGAAAGTTTTGACAAAAATGGTCGCCCTGAAGACATTGGTTTTATCAATAAACACATCAACAATGCATTCAACCGGCACAGTCATTTTCTGCAATTTCTCGACCGTCCCGGTGTGATTGAGCTCGCTGAAGCTATACATGGCGACGATTGTCACTGCATTGGCATGACTGCATGGATGACGGGTCCCGGGCGCCCTGACCAGAATCTCCATACTGACTGGCTCCCCTTGAGTCTGCCTGCGGATATACTTGAGGATTCCCGGGTACGCATCCCCATTTTTATTACTACGGCGCATTTCTATCTCGACGATATTACCGAAGCCCTTGGTCCCACTAATTTTATTCCCGGTAGCCACCTTTCGGGCAGAAGCCCCGATGGCGATACATCCTGGAAAGGGCAGACTGAAAAGTCCATTATGTGCAATGCTGGCGATGTGGTCATTTTCCGCAGTGAGGTCTGGCATCGCGGTACGGCCAATACCAGTGATAAAACGCGCTTTTTGCTTCAAGTCCACTATGCGAAACGCATGATTACGCAAAAATATCCGCCCTATCTCAACCGGTTTCAGTTTGATCCCGAAATTATCGAGCAGGCGACCACGCGCCAGCGCCGCCTGATGGGTGATCACAAAAGCAGCAATTACGATTGA